In the bacterium genome, AGTAAACCGCTTCGGCGCTTCCGCCCCGGGCGCGGTGGTGATGAAAAAGTACGGCTTCACCGCCGAAAACGTCTACCAAAGGGCGAAAACGCTGCTAGCCGAGGGGCTTGATTAAAGTCAAAACCTTCACACTTCTTTACACGCTGAAAAGCTCCTTTCCGCTACACTGATAGCATGGGAAATCCGGAAGAAAACCTGATTCTGGTCATCGACGACGACGTAGAGTTGTGCGAACTTCTCGTGACATACCTCGGTCAGGAGGGGTTTCGCGTGGATACCGCCAACGACGCCATGAAGGGGGTCGAGCTCGCCCTCTCGGGCGGTTATTCGCTCGTGGTTCTGGACGTGATGCTGCCCGTGATGAGCGGGCTGGACGTTCTCCGGCGTATCAGGGAGAAATCGAAGGTGCCGGTACTCATGCTCACGGCGCGGGGCGAAGAGGTCGATCGCATCGTCGGGCTTGAGCTCGGCGCGGACGACTACCTCCCCAAGCCCTTCAACCCCCGCGAGCTTGTCGCCCGTATCCGCGCGGTGCAAAGGCGGGCGGGCAATTCCTTCACCGCCGGTCAGAGCGCCGCCGAACGTCTGCTCGTCGTCGGAGACGTGGAACTGGACCCCGGCGCCCGCGTGGCGCGAAGAGGCGGCGTCCCGGTAAATCTCACCTCCCTGGAATTTTCCCTGCTGGAATTTCTCCTTCGCCGCTCCGGGCAGATCGTCTCCCGCGACGAGCTGGCGCTCGCGGTCCTCGACCGCACCCTTTCCCCCTACGACCGGTCCATAGACGTGCACATGAGCAGCCTTCGCCGCAAGCTCGGCCACCGTACGGGCGAAACCGAGAGGATACGGACGATACGCGGCGTCGGCTATCTCTACGCCCTGGCCTCCGGCAACGAAGAGCGAAGGACCTGACGTGCGCAGCCTCTTTTTGCGGATATTCCTGAGTTTTCTCGGCGCGACCCTCCTTATAGGCGGGGTTCTGGTCGTGCTCGCCCTGACCGCCGACCCCCACCGGGCGGAGTTCATCCGCCACGAAGAGCGCCTGACTAACGCCGGGAATAAGTTTGCCGCCGCCTACCGGGAGGGCGGCGCGGAGGCGCTGAGGGCGAGCGTGGCCGAAGAGAAAATCGGGCGCGGGACGGGAGCGGTCATTCTCTTTCGCAACGGAATCGATCCCCTCGACACCCCTTCGATACCGCGCAAGGCCGCCAAGCTGGCCGCAAAAGCCGCAGCGACCGGGCAAAGGGAGATCGACGTGGGCAAAAACGGTCTCTGGATCGCCCTGCCGCTCGACGAAGACTACGTGCTGGTTGCGGAGTTACAGCCGCCCTCCGACTGGCAGCGCTTTACCGACCCTTACGGCCTCGGCCTTCGCCTTTTGTCGGTCTTCCTCATCGTCGTGGGCGTCTCCTGGTTTCTCGCCCGCTCCCTCAGCGGCCCCATCCGCAAGCTGCGCCACGCCACACAGGAACTGGCGAAGGGGAATCTCTCCGTGCGCGTCGCACCCTCACTCGGCGGGAGATTCGACGAGACCGCGCAGCTCGGGCGGGATTTCGACCTGATGGCGGAGCGCATCGAAACCCTTCTGACCTCCCAGCGCAGGCTTCTGCGGGACATCTCCCACGAGCTTCGCTCGCCGCTGGCCAGACTCAACGTCGCGCTCGGCATAGCACGGCCGAAAGCTGGGAGCGAGGCAACCCTCGCACTGGACAGGATAGAGCGGGAGGCGGAGGTTCTGAACGAGCTCATCGGCCACCTGCTTACTCTGGCGTCGCTCGAAGCGGGCGAGATTGGCGAACGCGCCCTCGTCCCGCTGCAGCTTCTGGTGCGGGAGGTTTCGGACGATGCCGACTTCGAGGCGAAGGGGCGCGGCTGCGGAGTCAGGGTGGCCGAGGACTCACCGCTCTTCGCGGAGGGCTCCCAGACCCTCCTCCACAGCGCCGTGGAGAACGTAATACGAAACGCCGTCCGTTTCACGAAAGAGGGCAGCGAGGTGGAGGTGCGCCTCAGGCGGAAAGAGGGCGGCGAGACCGGTCTGGCGGTCGTCTCCGTGAGGGATTTCGGTCCCGGCGTGCCGGAAAGCGCCCTTGAAAACCTCTTCGAGCCCTTCTACAGGGTCGCCGAGGCGCGGGACCGCCAGAGCGGCGGGGCGGGAATAGGGCTCGCGATAACGAAAAGAGCCATAAGTCTCCACAACGGCAGGGTGAAAGCCTTCAACGCTCCGGGAGGCGGCCTGGAAGTGACCATAGAACTCCCGCTTGCGAAGGAATCTTCGTACGTCAAGCCCGGTGCTTTGCCATAAAAGAGGTGTCCAGCCGGTTTTTCAGCCAGAGCGCCCATTCCCCCCGGGCGACAAGATTTCCCCTTACGAAAAGGCCGGTCCCGTCGCCGAGATTGAGTATCAGAAGGTACTTTTTCTGCGGCCGAAAGCGGGTCAACTCTCCTCCGGTCAGCGCGGCGAAGAGGTTCCGGTAGAGTACCGGCGCCTGCCTCACCGCGTAAACGCCCACCTTCGGCAGTGGATGGCCGGGATTCGTCACACAGTCCCCTCCCCCGAAAATCTCATGGTATTTCGGGTGCCTGAGAAAATCGTCTATTTCCAGCCCCTCCGAGGAACCGGCGGAGAGCCCCGAATTCTTGAAGATGGGGGGCACAGAGACGCCGGTAGCGAGGAAGGTGAAATCAGCCGGGACAACCTCGCCGGTTTCGAGCGATACCCCGGATTTTCCTATTTCTTTGACCCTTCCGCCGGTGACTATCCGTATCCCGCGCTTTTCAAGGGAGCTTCTCGCGTACTCGGAAGCCTTTTGCGGGAAAGCTCCGAGAATTCTTTCTCCGCCCTCGATTACGGTTATGGAGCCCTCGTTCCCGCCTTCCTTCGAGAGCCGCCAGAGGTTTCCCGCTACCTCGACCCCCGCGGGGCCGCCTCCAACGACGGCGAAATTGAGTTTTTTGCGGGCAAGAGCCAGAATTTCGTTGCGGGCTTTAAAGAGATTGCTTATCGGCTTTACCGGACGGGCGAACTCCCGCGCTCCGGAGATTTTACCGATCTCCACGCGGCCGCCGACGTTGAAGGAGACGATATCGTAGGAAAGCCCGGAGCCGTCTTCGAGGGTGAGCGACTTTTCCTCGGGATTTACGGCCTTCACCGCACCTTTTATGAAGTCGGCGCAGCCCCTTTCAGACAAACTGCGAAGGTCGAAGCGGGTCTGGGCGGGCTGATAGATTCCCGAAAGGAGGCCGGGGCCCATCCCCGAGTAATACTGGTACTCCTCGGGAGAGACAAGTATGACCCTCACTCCGGCTTTCTGAAGCTCAAGCGCCCTCGCAAGGATGTAGACATGAGCGTGGCCTCCCCCTGCCAGCACCAGAATCTTCTGTCCTTTGTTCGTCATGCTTCGGGCAACTCGCAGCCCCTGCCTTTGAGGTTGAAGAGGAAGGTTAGGAGGGATTTCGTCCTCTCGCTGAAGAGTTTCTCGGCGTAATACGACCCCATCGCGCGTTTAGAGATCTCGGAGAGGGTGGGATAGACGTGGACGCCTCCGGCGATGGTCGAGAGCTTCGCCCCGCCGCTGACCGCCAGAATCCACTCGTGGATGAGTTCCCCGGCGCTCGCGCCCACAATCTGGCAGCCCAGCAGCTTGCCCCTAGGGGTGATCAGCACCTTGATAAACCCTTCCGCCTCGCTTTCGGCGAGGGCGCGGTCGTTTTCAGCGAAGCGCTCGGTCAGTACCCGGTACTCCAGCCCCTCCTCTATGGCGCGTTTCTCGCTCAGCCCCACGCTGGCTACCTCCGGGTCGCAAAAGGTGCACCAGGGAATTTTTCCGTAATCCGCCTTTCGCGGCAGGTGAAGGACAGAGTTGGTGAGGGCTATCCCCCCCTCGTAGCCCGCGACGTGGGTGAAGGGAAAGACGCCGTTTACGTCGCCGCAGGCGTAGATGTGCGGGATATTCGTCCGCAGCCTCGCATCGGCGGGGACTCCCTTTGCGGAAAACCCGACTCCGGCGGCTTCCAGATTCAGCCCTCCGACGTTGGGCTTTCGCCCCGTCGCAACGAGGAGGGCGTTGGCTTCGAGAAAGCGCTCCTCACCGCCGGAGGAGGGTGAAACGGTGAGTTTCACGCCCATGAGACTCTTTTGTGCGCGAACAGCCTTTGTCGAGGTGAGAAGTTCCATTCCCTCCGTCAGCAGCCGCTCCCGGACTACCCCGGCTACGTCCGAATCCTCGGCCCCCAGAATCTGGTCCATAAACTCGACGACCGTAACCATCGAGCCGAGGCGCTGGAAGGACTGGGCCAGTTCGATGCCTACGGGGCCGCCCCCGAGGACGATAAGTTTTTCCGGCAGCTCCCGCTGTGAAAATACCGTCTCGTTCGTCCAGTAGGGAACCTCCGCAAGCCCCTCGACAGGAGGGATGGCCGGGGAAGAACCGGTGGAAAGCACCCAGCTTCGGGCGGAAATCCTCTCGCCTCCGGCCTCCACCGTGTGACCGTCAACAAATGAGGCATTTCCGAAGAGGACCTTTACCCCGAGGCCGCAGAAGCGCTCAGGCGAATCGTGGGCCTGTATCCTGTCTATCACCCTCTGGACCCTGTCCATGACGGAGCCGAGGTCTATTTCGGGAATTTCAAGGCAGGGAAGGCCGAACTCCCTCGAACGCCGGGCCAGAGAGAGAACCTTCGCGGTTTTGATGAGGGTCTTGGAGGGAACGCACCCGGTGTGGAGGCAGTCGCCGCCGAGGCGCTCCGATTTTTCGACGAGCAGGACTTTCGCCCCGAAGCGCGCCGCCCCGGCCGCCACGGTCAGCCCCGCCGCCCCGCCGCCGATTACGCCTATGTCGTAGTCGTACCTCGCCATCTTTTTCAGGACTCCCGGGCGAGGCGGGCCAGATATTTTTCGATGCGCTTCGCGTTGGCGCCCACGTCGCTCTTCCCCACCCGCGAGACGGAGCGTACATCCACTTTGCTGCCGGGGCCGTTCGGCCTTATGCGTATGATGATGTCATCCTTGAAGCCGAACCAGAGGGTTGTATCCGTGGCCTCGATGCGCCCCGAGGTCATGTCCGCCGAGACCACCTGCCAGCCGAGGCCGATGGCGGCGTTCAGAGCCTTGCGGAAAGCCTCCGAGGGCGGGTCGTCGAGGATTTTCGGAACTACGGAGGGGTATGCCTTCCTCTGCTGGGCGGCGATCTCCTCGCCCCCGTACTCGGCAGTATTCGGCGCGCTTTGCCTTATGGGGAGAATGGCGTCGAAGCGGGGAGGGTCCTCCCAGTCGGTGGTTATGTCGTGGATGACGGGAACGCTCTTGGCCATGCGGTACCATTTAAACGGAATGCCAGCCGATACGAGGCCGATAAGGATGCCCAGAAGGGCCAGGGTGAAGAAAACCCCCTTGGCGGGAAAGGCTGAAACCAGTGAGAGCAGGATTCCGATAACCCCCAGCACCACCGCGGCGCGAAGGAATAAAAACCCCGTGCGAAAGTCCCAGAACCCCCACCTCGTCCCGAGCCCCGCCATAACGAGAGAAATTACTGCGAGCAGCGAGACCGCGAACCCGTAACCCGCCCATCCGGCGACCCTTATCTCCACTGCTTTTCTCCCGTTGCGTTCAAGTCCTGGGCAGCCCCGGACGATAACAAAAATCATACTGCGACGAAGGCCGATTGCAAGAATGCGGGGGCTTGCTTCGACCCGGCTCCCGTGAGAAAATCAGGGCCGCCGCAAACAGCCTTGAAGGAGAAGCCTATGAAAATCAGATTTTACATAATGTGCCTTGTGCTGCTCGCCGGTATCGGCGGTCTCTTCGGTTGCAGCGTCAGTGCGACGGACAGTGGCGACGGAGGCGGAGGAGTGATCATCCCCGCCGGTTACGACGGTGCCACCACTCCCGCCGTTCTCACTCCGGCGAACGCCGAGACCCTTACGGACAACGTCGTTTCTTTCGATAATCCCGCCAGTTACATAGTTTTCAGGAACGCGGGCGGCGAGACCTCCGGCAGGGAAAATCTGCGCGGCCTTGCGAAGGTAAGCAGCCTCGCCCGCGACGTCAGGTCTCTTGTCCGCACCGCCGGAGCAACGAAAATAATACCCGGCGAATTTTCCGGCAGCGCCTTCGTCACCTACACCGAGACCTACACCACCTATAACGCTACTGTGGAATTCACCAACTTCTCCGATTCCGCCGACGCCCCTCCCCTCTACGGAACGGTCTACGTCTCGGAAACGTGGAGCGTTTCCGGCTCTACCACCAAGGGGACGGTCAACGCCACCTTCGCCGACAATTTCTGGGCCGGACCGGTCAAGGTCACCGGCTCCTTTCGGCTCGCCTACACCGAGAGCGCAAGCTACGTAAAAGACATGGTTACTATGAACCTTCTCTACGAAGACACCTCGCTCGGATACTCCCTCGCGTACAGCAACCTCGTCTTCACCGATGATACCGACTACGTAAACGAGCTGGCGACCCAGTCCCTGAACGGCAGAATCTACGACAGCGATTACGGCTACGTCGTCATCGACACCGCCGAGCCGGTCGTGATGGATACCGTTACCGGCTTTTATTACGACGGGGAAATT is a window encoding:
- a CDS encoding response regulator transcription factor, producing MGNPEENLILVIDDDVELCELLVTYLGQEGFRVDTANDAMKGVELALSGGYSLVVLDVMLPVMSGLDVLRRIREKSKVPVLMLTARGEEVDRIVGLELGADDYLPKPFNPRELVARIRAVQRRAGNSFTAGQSAAERLLVVGDVELDPGARVARRGGVPVNLTSLEFSLLEFLLRRSGQIVSRDELALAVLDRTLSPYDRSIDVHMSSLRRKLGHRTGETERIRTIRGVGYLYALASGNEERRT
- a CDS encoding HAMP domain-containing protein — encoded protein: MRSLFLRIFLSFLGATLLIGGVLVVLALTADPHRAEFIRHEERLTNAGNKFAAAYREGGAEALRASVAEEKIGRGTGAVILFRNGIDPLDTPSIPRKAAKLAAKAAATGQREIDVGKNGLWIALPLDEDYVLVAELQPPSDWQRFTDPYGLGLRLLSVFLIVVGVSWFLARSLSGPIRKLRHATQELAKGNLSVRVAPSLGGRFDETAQLGRDFDLMAERIETLLTSQRRLLRDISHELRSPLARLNVALGIARPKAGSEATLALDRIEREAEVLNELIGHLLTLASLEAGEIGERALVPLQLLVREVSDDADFEAKGRGCGVRVAEDSPLFAEGSQTLLHSAVENVIRNAVRFTKEGSEVEVRLRRKEGGETGLAVVSVRDFGPGVPESALENLFEPFYRVAEARDRQSGGAGIGLAITKRAISLHNGRVKAFNAPGGGLEVTIELPLAKESSYVKPGALP
- a CDS encoding pyridine nucleotide-disulfide oxidoreductase; its protein translation is MTNKGQKILVLAGGGHAHVYILARALELQKAGVRVILVSPEEYQYYSGMGPGLLSGIYQPAQTRFDLRSLSERGCADFIKGAVKAVNPEEKSLTLEDGSGLSYDIVSFNVGGRVEIGKISGAREFARPVKPISNLFKARNEILALARKKLNFAVVGGGPAGVEVAGNLWRLSKEGGNEGSITVIEGGERILGAFPQKASEYARSSLEKRGIRIVTGGRVKEIGKSGVSLETGEVVPADFTFLATGVSVPPIFKNSGLSAGSSEGLEIDDFLRHPKYHEIFGGGDCVTNPGHPLPKVGVYAVRQAPVLYRNLFAALTGGELTRFRPQKKYLLILNLGDGTGLFVRGNLVARGEWALWLKNRLDTSFMAKHRA
- a CDS encoding FAD-dependent oxidoreductase, giving the protein MARYDYDIGVIGGGAAGLTVAAGAARFGAKVLLVEKSERLGGDCLHTGCVPSKTLIKTAKVLSLARRSREFGLPCLEIPEIDLGSVMDRVQRVIDRIQAHDSPERFCGLGVKVLFGNASFVDGHTVEAGGERISARSWVLSTGSSPAIPPVEGLAEVPYWTNETVFSQRELPEKLIVLGGGPVGIELAQSFQRLGSMVTVVEFMDQILGAEDSDVAGVVRERLLTEGMELLTSTKAVRAQKSLMGVKLTVSPSSGGEERFLEANALLVATGRKPNVGGLNLEAAGVGFSAKGVPADARLRTNIPHIYACGDVNGVFPFTHVAGYEGGIALTNSVLHLPRKADYGKIPWCTFCDPEVASVGLSEKRAIEEGLEYRVLTERFAENDRALAESEAEGFIKVLITPRGKLLGCQIVGASAGELIHEWILAVSGGAKLSTIAGGVHVYPTLSEISKRAMGSYYAEKLFSERTKSLLTFLFNLKGRGCELPEA
- a CDS encoding DUF1499 domain-containing protein translates to MIFVIVRGCPGLERNGRKAVEIRVAGWAGYGFAVSLLAVISLVMAGLGTRWGFWDFRTGFLFLRAAVVLGVIGILLSLVSAFPAKGVFFTLALLGILIGLVSAGIPFKWYRMAKSVPVIHDITTDWEDPPRFDAILPIRQSAPNTAEYGGEEIAAQQRKAYPSVVPKILDDPPSEAFRKALNAAIGLGWQVVSADMTSGRIEATDTTLWFGFKDDIIIRIRPNGPGSKVDVRSVSRVGKSDVGANAKRIEKYLARLARES